The DNA sequence AAGATGCCGCAGGCAATGTCACCGAAGTGCAAGCCACGGTCGTGCCCGACACCAAAAGTGGCACCCCCGGCTCCGCCAGCGTCAAGGTCAAAGGCGTCATCACCTGGGTGGCCGCAGCCGACGCCCAAACCGCCGAAGTCCGCCTGTACGACCGCCTGTTCACCGCCGAGTACCCCGACGCCGGCGGCAAAGACCACATGGCCAGCCTCAACCCCAATAGCTTAAAAATCATCCAAGCCATCGTAGAGCCCACCCTGGCCACAGCCAAGCCAGACGCCAAATACCAATTCGAACGCCACGGCTACTTTGTGGCAGACAGAGTCGATTCAGTGGAAGGCAAGCCCGTGTTTAATTTGGCAGTGGGGTTGAAGGATTCGTTTGGGAAGTAGATAGTACAACTAAGTTTCAGGTTTTATCACTTATCGCCATAACCTATATATCAATACAAACTGAAGAAAAAATATGATCGAAGGTAAATTGAGTAGGAAAGAATTGGGTTTTCAAGATAACAAGAGCGTGCCGATCGAAAAGGTATTTGCTATCGATATAAAAAAATTTAGGACCTTTGAGAATCAGACAATATATCTAGGCGAACATGTAACAGTTTTTTCTGGCCGAAATGGAACTATGAAAACTTCTTTGATGGGGCTTGTTGCACATCCCTTCGAAGGGGATGGGAAAGATGCATTCGGAAAGACTCTTAAGACATCGCTAAGCGAAGTATTTAATCTTTCAGCTGAATTTGACAAAGATAAATATGAGTACGATTTAGTTTTAAACACCACTGATGGTTTATTGAGCGAACCTGTCTCAATTTATTATGTTGCGGAAAAAACTAACCGGCATCGTGTAGTTGTGTCGGGCGCAGAAAAAGGCGATGGAAATTTCACATACAACACATCATTTCTCAATTTAAAACGTCTCTATCCATTAGTAGATACTAAGGCCAGTTTATATTCAACCCCCACTTTAAGTAAGGATGAAGTTAAAAACCTGAAAAGTT is a window from the Gammaproteobacteria bacterium genome containing:
- a CDS encoding glutamine--tRNA ligase, with translation SAPRAMAVLDPIKLVLTNWDELFPYSAANQAATDNGMVNDGSVMDACTAPIHPHHPELDNRHFKLGKEVWIERTDFEETPPKGFFRLFVGNKVRLKYGHVIECTGFSKDAAGNVTEVQATVVPDTKSGTPGSASVKVKGVITWVAAADAQTAEVRLYDRLFTAEYPDAGGKDHMASLNPNSLKIIQAIVEPTLATAKPDAKYQFERHGYFVADRVDSVEGKPVFNLAVGLKDSFGK